The region TGTGAAAATATTTCCACCACATAAATATAATTTATGTAGCTGAACAATTGAACAAGAAATAGAGAAGAAGGGAGGAACGAGCTGTGGTGAGCTAGCTGTACCTCCTTGAGCTGGCCCCTCCTCTTGGAGAGGACAACGACCGTCCTTCAAGCGGATCTCGATGATGTCGATGGCATACTTCCTGCTGCCAGCACTTCGCCGGCCAAGTGGCACCCCTTCTCCCTGGGAGCGAGCAAACTACATgaagacatgagcaaggtagtcCATGAATATCAAATGTGTTGGCCTATGTATGCATGGTGTATGAACCTAGCTAAGGCCCTGTTCAGAATCTAGCCACTCCGCTCCAATCTGCGGAGCTGTGGAGCTCCCTTTGAGCCGCTCCGTGAAAATGAGTTGCAGTCTGCTTCGCTCCGGGAGCACAGTCGAGGGAGTGGAGAGGATCCTCCCCTGTCCATTAATGAGAAATTAAGCAACGTGAGAACAAAAAGAAAGGTTTGTACATAGGTATGCCAAAAAGCACTGGACAAGTTATCTTACCCAAAGATCTAGAATGCTAGCTCACTATAAAATTAGCAAGGGGACCTGCAAAACAAACCACAGTCAACACGCCAATTTTATAGCTTCTCATATTTTTAATATTTGTCATCTCAATCTTTGATTTATGTTAAACAACACCTACATGTTATATCTGCTCCAGATTAATCATCCAAAATGCACCCTATACAATGGGACATAAAAACCTGAAGTATTTGACAACACCTAGATCAATTAAGAGAAGTATGCCTTCCCCGGCCACCAGAGAGTAAGGGAAGAACCTGGGAACCCGTAGATACAACAGATTCCGAGCATAGGCATCCACACCAATCTGATGGAGCACCAGCGGCATGCCCAAACCCCGCCACCGTGCAGCAGCCATAGCAGTGTTCCCCATCAGCTACAGTAGCAAGGAGCCTGGCACTAAACCTGATTGCCTCGAGTTGAAAACAAAACAAACACGCTGCAGGCATTCGGATCAATCTTTTACTGTGTCTATATGGGCCTACTTGATCGCCTCGAGTTGAAAACAAAACAAACACGCTCCAGGCCTTCATATCAATGTAGAGAAGCTGAGCCTAGGTGCATCAATTACGAACGTGTGTTCTGCTACATCTAAAATAGAAGGATCAGTATGGTCATGTACTTGGAATTATAAAGGCAAATTAATCAAGTATCTGCTGCTGATAAAAAAACTATAACAGGATTTGGTGAAATGTCAGTAGGCTCTTAGGATCAGGGCAGTAGTCTTCGCAACATTATgatggacattatgcaactgacaAAGACAGTTGTACTTAGATGCAATAATTAGATGGATGATTCATTTGTAGGAACAATTAGAGAGAAGCAGTATAGGATCATGGAGATTCGGTTGTAGGAACAAATCTGATGGGAAGGATAAACCTACATCATCGTTCCTATCTTAGCATCTTACAGCTACAATCAGCAGTGCATGAATAGAACATTTTCCATGGATTTGAATAAGTATTTTTCAAATGGGTAAACTACAGAGTACTCGCTACTATGCAAAGGGAAAAGGGACATAAACAGTGTCTAACCAGCTGATTTCTTTGTTCGAAATGCCCTTCTTCCTTGAATTCCACGCCGGTTGCATCTGACCAGTCCATTGGAAATGAAAGCAAACATTATAAGGAAAACTGCTGAGAAAAGTGGTCCTCACAGAAGTAAGTACAATTCTCATTAGTGTTCAGTTTATAATAGAGATAGCGTTACCATTTCGTAAGGAATCATGCATTAATAAAAAGAGTAGTGTAAGAAACTTACAAATAGGACCAGGACCAGCATCAACCTTTCCCTCCACCATGAATACCTTAACGACTATCTTCAAGTTCACCATAAGCAAATAGTCACATATACGCACATGAAGCCTGCACCACCACAACCAGGATAACCCAAAATCATTTACTGATTTATGCATCACAAATCCTACTGAATAAGTTTGCTTGACTGCAAATTAGGATCACATTTGATGTGAAAACTGAGAAAGAAAGCACTACATTTTGATATGCCCGAGCATCTCCGGGCTGACCTCGTTCGCCCGGTGGAGCTTGTTCACGGTTATCACCCCGCACCATAGGATCCCCTTGGCCACGTTCTCGGCACCGAACGCTATGGCCCTGGCCACGGTGCTGCCGCACTCCTCGACGTTGAGCATG is a window of Triticum aestivum cultivar Chinese Spring unplaced genomic scaffold, IWGSC CS RefSeq v2.1 scaffold35902, whole genome shotgun sequence DNA encoding:
- the LOC123176957 gene encoding uncharacterized protein — encoded protein: MLNVEECGSTVARAIAFGAENVAKGILWCGVITVNKLHRANEVSPEMLGHIKMLHVRICDYLLMVNLKIVVKMQPAWNSRKKGISNKEISWFSARLLATVADGEHCYGCCTVAGFGHAAGAPSDWCGCLCSESVVSTGSQVPLLIL